From the genome of Clavelina lepadiformis chromosome 2, kaClaLepa1.1, whole genome shotgun sequence:
CATTTGAAACTCATGCGATTGCCTGCTAAACCAGGGGTGTGGTGTTGAGttgtttaaagaatttatggTCAGTGGAGTCGGAGGCTgtgaaattttctttattgtcATTCCAACTGATTTCTTATTAACATTAGAAACTGCAGTGGTTTAGATAAAGCCATATTGTTTTTAGGAATGGTAAAAACTTAGAGTGGTTATTACATAATTACGGAGAAGTCATGAAATCAAAGGTATTTTGCACCGGAATCGACTCTACCACCCTGTGCAAAATTCAAGACTAGATTTTTGAGTCagaaaaaacatatttcaccaatttttaagcattttttgtttatggaTCATTGAACAACatcgaaaattttttttaaatttcagaaattaaattcactttttatttctttagaTCACACCCTATTGTAAAAGATGGGGAAAACTTGCCCCCATTGCAAGTCGAGTGATCTTGATGTCGACCCATCACGTGGAGACACTGTGTGTATGAGCTGTGGATCAGTTCTTGAGGAAAACACGATTGTATCTGAAGTTACAATTCAGGAAAATGCAGATGGCTCGGCATCAGTTGTTGGACAGTTTGTATCTTCAGAAGGTAAATACCGAATATATCTAGTGCCAATCAGGGATGgcttattttatatttcaagGACATCTGAAAGACACTTAACCACATGTGTTATGGAAATTCAGGTAGCTACAAGCCATATCTATCTGGATTTCAATATGGAATGGGCAAAGAGTCGAGGCAAATAACTCTTGATAATGGTAGGTGTAAAAACACCATAGAAACAGTACAAATAATAGAAATATTGATATAAATATGGATTGTAACATGCGTTATacaatggaaatattttgagaaTGTTGTAACATTTAAAGTAACCTGGCACATTGAATTCTGTTTATTAGGTAAACAACAAATTAGAGAGCTTGCTGGTCTGTTGAATCTTAATAAGCATTGCACGGACACAGCATTCAACTTTTTCAAGATGGCAATTATGAGGCGACTTTCGCGTGGTCGTCGCATTAAACACATTGTTGCTGCTTGTTTGTACATGACGTGCAGGACGGAATCTACTCCTCGTATCCTCATGAACAAGACTTCCTTTAactattgtttttgtttaattagaAACTAATGTGACATGTTTAGCTTAGGTTTCCTTAAATCTTTATCTCTGATAACTTCAGACATGCTACTGGATTTCAGTGACATCACACAGGTAAGTGCTACTTTGCCTACATAAAGTTGCcacatttgaaaattattgaTCATGACAGATTTACAGTGATATATTAATTTTTAGGTAAATGTCTTCACACttggaaaagtttttctgttactGGCAAAAGAACTGCACATACATCTTCCTGTACTTGGTGagttgaaaaatttgttaacttagcttttattattaattagtttattttgcatcaaaagtaaataaatttaaggctggcaaaaagttgatttgcaataaaaaaaacaaataaatttgcacTTGAAAACATGCAATATAGCAGCAAGCTTGAAATAATATGAAAagaattttatcaaaacataTAAAACTCCAACCAGTTcacattttttcttaaaactggaattacacaaaaagtttttagcaggggattttatatttattaagtaaaacaaacataaactcTACATCCGGGAAATCTCTGTGGATCCAGGACTTAAGAcctaattataattttagaagAGGCAAAAGTGACAAGAGGTGCACCTACGTTACTTagatttttgaaagaaaaacgtAATGTGGACTGGTAATTTAATGCGGTGCGCTGAGACTGGGAGATAACTTTACAACATGGCTACCGAGTAAAAAAGTTGACAGCAACACTGTAGTTAACACAAAACACTGGAACTGTTGTAGTGTTATGTCATATTGTACCATGATAAAAAATTAGTTCAGGTATTTGCCCACCTTGGACCCCTGTTCCATTTGTGCTGTCACTTGAGCACTGGAACTGAATAGCAATGCCATCACAGGAAACTTCGGCTAAGCCTTCTTGGCCAAAGTAGCTCAGTTCATTGCCATCGAGGATGGCAGATGCTGTGTAAAATTCATTCGGTTCGCACTGTATTGGCTGACGAAACCAGACCGGGAAAGTCTTACTGCAACCATCGGAGAAAAACTCAGCTGTTTCTTCAGCTAATTTCACTCTGTTTTGTGACAATTTTATGTACACAGAATAGTTTGCAGCTCCAGTACTTGATCCGTATAGGCCAAATCCGGCAAGAAAAATTCGTTTTTCTGCCATGAATTTTATTGAGTCACATCTCCCTCTGTAACGCCATTGGTTGCTACGATAAGCAGATGACTGAAAGCGACGGCAGCAATGTGGAGTTAGGCCTCTTCTTGAGTGGATGGGAAATTGTAATACAGGTTTAGTAGTAGCCGAATACCACACAAAGATGTCAATTATTTCTTCTTTCGTCAAAATATCTGAAGTTGCAGGCCCATCGGCAAATTCcttcaaaaaaaattgatgattTAGGTTTTACAACTAATTATTATCGGATTAGATTCATTATAGTCATTTTGAGAAATTGTTGTTGCTATAAATACCTGCAATGACATTGCTGGTATGCGGATCAGATAGATTACTTCACCGAGGACAATTCTCTTGCTTCTACTGGAAGGTTGCAAGCCTTGTCTTTTACACTCGGCATCTGCCCACCTGCATGCTGCATCAAACACCACAGTTTCTTTGATGTTAAGTGTATCACGTGAGAGGATGGCTTTAAGTGTGCTTAAATCAATGTCAACAAAGCCGTCAGCTTCAAGTGCCAGTTCTGCTTGTGCATCAATTACCTAGTAAGAAATAAAACTGTACAATCTATGTTCACCACAATATCAAAGCACAATTATCAACCACACACCTCCCAACATCTCTGTGTCAAATCAGCTTCTTCAAATAAACAGCTCTGTGAGAGCAATATGCATG
Proteins encoded in this window:
- the LOC143445249 gene encoding BTB/POZ domain-containing protein 6-B-like is translated as MDNLQEEINDSRGNSENLTGQIHDQQLNNPHLNSSVETIPKKSSLKSKAKSGIIDRGSKDVKHLDSNDGVKLNDSKSTIRERNAIMFNNELMSDVYFIVGSKGAIKRIPAHKYVLAIGSSVFFAMFNGDLAENKDEVIIPDVEPSAFLIMLKYLYCDTVCLEADTVLATLYAAKKYIVPYLAQACVQFLETSLSYKNACILLSQSCLFEEADLTQRCWEVIDAQAELALEADGFVDIDLSTLKAILSRDTLNIKETVVFDAACRWADAECKRQGLQPSSRSKRIVLGEVIYLIRIPAMSLQEFADGPATSDILTKEEIIDIFVWYSATTKPVLQFPIHSRRGLTPHCCRRFQSSAYRSNQWRYRGRCDSIKFMAEKRIFLAGFGLYGSSTGAANYSVYIKLSQNRVKLAEETAEFFSDGCSKTFPVWFRQPIQCEPNEFYTASAILDGNELSYFGQEGLAEVSCDGIAIQFQCSSDSTNGTGVQGGQIPELIFYHGTI